GGCCGGTCATGGAGTGCGTGAGTGCATCAAAAAGGTTCATCCCGTTTATGTAGTAGAGGTAAACTCCAAGGAGGGTGAGAACGAGGTATATCTCGAAGATGACCTTGGATGTGTTGACCAGATTGGGCAGTATCCTCTCGCTCCTCGCCTCCGCTTTGTAGAGCCTTGCGGCGGCAACGCCCGGGCGTATGAGGATCGTGAGCGCGACGAGGACTATCCCAATCCCTCCAAGCCACTGCATCCAGGCGCGCCAGAAGAGGAGTATGTGGGGGTAACTGGAGAGGTGGGTCATCATCGTTAGCCCCGTTCCTGTCCAGGCGCTCATGCTCTCGAAGTAGGAATCCACGAAGGACATGTTGGCGATGTACATAAAGGGAACCACGCTGATGAATGATGCGAAGAGCCATGTGAAGGCAGCGGCCACCATCGCCTGGCGGAGGTTGACGTCCTCGAGCTTTTCCTGGTGCCTTCCGAGCCAGGCCCCGAAGAGTATGCTGAAAGTGCCGGGGACTGCAAAGTAGACCACGTATTTTAGCTCCTCAGGGTAAAACCACGCGATTAGAACTGGAAAGAGGTAAGCGAGCCCAACCCCCTCGAGGATCGAGCCTATGAGGTTCTTTACAACGAAAACGTCGTCTGAGATGTTGATGTACTTCCCAAGCTCTAGCATGGGCCCACCGTAGGTTAAGGGATAGCACCCAATATAAAGCTTTTCTCGGGTGGGAAAGGTTTAAGGGCTTGCGGAACCTTTCTTTTCCGGTGGTAGAAAGTGGACGAGAGGGAAGCGCTGATAAAGGCTGGGGAAATCGCACGCAGGGTCAAGGAGGAAGTTGTGGAGTTGATAAAGCCTGGGGCAAGGCTTTACGATATAGCGGAGTTCGTCGAGCGCAGGATCGCTGAGCTCGGCGGGAAGCCTGCCTTTCCCTGCAACCTCTCGATAAACTCAAACGC
This sequence is a window from Thermococcus sp.. Protein-coding genes within it:
- a CDS encoding potassium transporter TrkG; the protein is MLELGKYINISDDVFVVKNLIGSILEGVGLAYLFPVLIAWFYPEELKYVVYFAVPGTFSILFGAWLGRHQEKLEDVNLRQAMVAAAFTWLFASFISVVPFMYIANMSFVDSYFESMSAWTGTGLTMMTHLSSYPHILLFWRAWMQWLGGIGIVLVALTILIRPGVAAARLYKAEARSERILPNLVNTSKVIFEIYLVLTLLGVYLYYINGMNLFDALTHSMTG